In Zingiber officinale cultivar Zhangliang chromosome 8B, Zo_v1.1, whole genome shotgun sequence, a single genomic region encodes these proteins:
- the LOC122015470 gene encoding palmitoyl-acyl carrier protein thioesterase, chloroplastic-like encodes MGCVHIVVWVMMNKKSRRLPKIPEEVRTDIGCYFVDHNPIIDDDGMTELLKLEDYTADYIQTGFTFRWNGLDVDNQHVNNAKYIGSILEVICFIDIRKPQV; translated from the exons ATGGGATGCGTCCACATTG TTGTGTGGGTGATGATGAACAAGAAGAGTAGGAGATTGCCAAAAATTCCAGAGGAGGTCAGAACAGACATAGGATGCTATTTTGTGGACCACAACCCTATCATAGATGACGATGGCATGACAGAATTGTTGAAACTGGAGGATTACACTGCTGATTACATTCAAACAGGGTTTACT TTTCGTTGGAATGGTTTAGATGTTGACAACCAACATGTTAACAATGCCAAATACATCGGATCGATTCTTGAGGTTATTTGTTTCATTGACATCAGGAAACCACAAGTATGA